A genomic region of Balaenoptera acutorostrata chromosome 4, mBalAcu1.1, whole genome shotgun sequence contains the following coding sequences:
- the TRIM59 gene encoding tripartite motif-containing protein 59: MHYFEDELTCPICYSIFEDPRVLPCSHTFCRNCLENVLQASGNFYIWRPLRIPLKCPNCRSIIEIAPTGIESLPVNFALRAIIEKYQQEDHPDIVTCPEHYRQPLNVYCLLDKKLVCGHCLTIGQHHGHPIDDLQSAYMKEKDTPEKLLEQLTDTHWTDLTRLIEKLEEQKSHSEKMVQGDKEVVLQYFKELSDTLEQKKNFFLTALCDVGNLINLEYTPQIERMKEIREQQLELVTLTTSLQEEPPLKFLEKVDDVRQRVQVLKQRPLPEVPPVEIHPRVSQVLKEEWSRTEIGQIKKLLIPEMKISSKRMPCSWPDKEEKEVEFFKILNIVIVTLISVMLTLILFFNQHIMTFLNEITSICFSEASLSVYQSLYKNVHDLKNILCHTLYLLKEFMWKIIC, from the coding sequence ATGCACTATTTTGAGGATGAGTTAACATGTCCCATTTGTTACAGTATTTTTGAAGATCCTCGTGTACTACCATGCTCTCATACATTTTGTAGAAATTGCTTGGAAAATGTTCTACAGGCATCTGGTAACTTTTATATATGGAGACCTTTACGCATTCCACTCAAGTGCCCTAACTGCAGAAGTATTATTGAAATTGCTCCAACTGGTATTGAATCTTTACCTGTTAATTTTGCGTTAAGGGCTATTATTGAAAAGTACCAGCAAGAAGACCATCCAGATATTGTCACCTGCCCTGAACATTACAGGCAGCCATTAAATGTTTACTGTCTCCTGGATAAAAAATTAGTTTGTGGTCATTGCCTTACCATAGGTCAACATCATGGTCATCCTATAGATGACCTTCAAAGTGCCTATATGAAAGAAAAGGACACGCCTGAAAAACTGCTTGAACAGTTAACTGACACACACTGGACAGATCTTACTCGTCTTATTGAAAAGCTGGAAGAACAAAAATCTCATTCAGAGAAAATGGTCCAAGGTGATAAGGAAGTTGTTCTCCAGTATTTTAAGGAGCTTAGTGATAcattagaacagaaaaaaaattttttcctaactGCTCTTTGTGATGTTGGCAACCTGATTAATCTAGAATATACTCCACAaattgaaagaatgaaagaaataagagagcAGCAGCTTGAATTAGTGACACTGACAACATCTTTACAAGAAGAGCCTCCGCTTAAATTTCTTGAAAAAGTTGATGATGTCCGCCAACGTGTGCAGGTCTTGAAACAAAGACCACTCCCTGAGGTCCCACCTGTTGAAATTCATCCTCGAGTAAGCCAAGTactgaaagaagaatggagcAGAACAGAAATTGGACAAATAAAGAAACTTCTCATTcctgaaatgaaaatttcttcAAAAAGGATGCCATGTTCCTGGCCTgataaggaggaaaaagaagttgaattttttaagattctgaacATTGTTATAGTTACACTAATTTCAGTGATGCTGACGCTGATCCTCTTTTTTAACCAACACATAATGacctttttaaatgaaatcactTCAATATGTTTTTCTGAAGCCTCTCTATCTGTTTACCAAAGTTTATATAAGAATGTGCATGATTTAAAGAATATACTATGTCACACTTTATATTTACTGAAGGAATTCATGTGGAAAATAATTTGTTGA